The genomic window GCAAAGGTATGTCTAACCTTTGGAAGTTTGTTGGGGGCAGAAAAGCCCAGCGTAGTTAAAGACGATCTGGGCCTTCATTTCAGCTGGGAAAATAATACAGCTAATAACTCGATTAGGGAAACAGATCAGGTGATGGTAATTGCTTATAATGTTAAAACTCAGCGGACTTATTTTAAACTCAGTGGCGCAAGAAGAATTGATGGCATGGAGTCAGTTGAAATCCCCACATTTGAAAAAGACAATGAACTGCATACCTGGATTTCATTTATTTCAGATGACAGGCAGTCTATTGCAATGAGTAGCTACACAGGGAATATTATCATTTAAGATACCGGTAACCAGCCATTCCATCGGCGACTCCTAAGTTATGCTTTTTATAGTTTGCCAGGCCGATTATCGCCATAGGTTTACTTGCAACCGTCTCAATTGTACAATAGTATAACAACGATAGCTGTTAAAAAATAGTGTGAATTTTTCTACTAGGAGAGGTACAATTTTTTTGATAATCAGTAGGTGCCGCTCCCGTCCATCGTTTAAATGCACGTATAAATGCGCTTACTTCATTGTAGCCAAGCATGGTAGATATTTCTTTTATCTGAAGAGCATCATCTTTCAGATACATTAAAGCAAGATTTTTACGGGCTTCATCAGCTAGCTGCTGAAAATTGATCTCCTCATTTTTTAATTTACGCTGGAGCGTACGTGGACTGAGATTAAAGTTACATGCAATATCTTCCAGGGTAACCATTTTTAGATAAGAGTTTGACCATATGTAATTATAGATGCGCTTTTTTAATGCCTGGTCAGATACATGCGTATTTTGCCAGAGGCCTTCTTCCAAAAGCAGAACTTGCTGATGCTCGTGTTTTGATCTTATAATTCTTTCATTCCAGTAGGCAATATCAAATGAAATTTGAGTGGTTTTTGCATTTATTTCAGGCCTACAACGAAGTACACGCTCATATTCCTCAAGGTTATCCAGCGATCTGGCGAAGCTCACCGAACTTGGATAAAGCTTTTTAAACAATAACCCGTCAAGTTCGTGTATAACCAGAACCATTAAAAGGTCAACAGTTTGTATTTCAGTTGTATCTTGAGCCCAATCCCGGTTGGCCGGTACAAATGTTATCGAAAAATGATGGTCATCCCTGAAAATGCTAAGTTCTACCGACGCCGAGATGATTTGGGCCAACGGAGCAGCATTAGTTACCGCTTCGCCTACCGTTCTGCTCGTTTTTATTATTTCTCCTACAATTCCCAATGCCTGTAGCTGTAAGGATTCCCCAAAATGAAGACCGAACAAGTTGTCTCTGGTCATAGAGACAGCATTAAACCAGACATCGTCGATCTGTTTAGCCGTAAGCGGGTTTTTTGACGCGGTCATTTCATCTATGGTGATGTTTGAGGCGCGGAGCAATTTTTCTGCCGATATGTCTCTTTGAACTGCGTAACCAATCAGTCTTGATATGAAATTTTTAATCTGGTGTTCCATAATAGATAAATACTTAAAGCTAAAATATCAATATAGTAGGGAACAAAAATAATTTGGCGGAAAAAGATAGTTTAATGTCGTTTAATGGTAATCTTAACTTTAGTTGAACCTGCGACCTTTGGTTCAGATACAAAATAGAAAATATTATGGAAAATCAATCAAAACAAACAGTGATAGAATTTTTGGCCTCAGTTAAAGCCGTCGATCTTGAAAAAATTGGCCAACTGTTGTCTCCCGAGGTAAATTGGTCGCAGCCTGGCAGCAACGAGATCTCAGGCCTAAAACGTTCACAGCAGGAGGTATTCGGAATGGTAGGTAAGATGTTCGAGATTTCAGGTAACACATTACAGTTGAATGCTTATCATTCAATTAGCTTAAACGGCAACCGGGTTGCATGCACGTTGCACTGGATGGCAGAGAAACCCTCTGGAGAAAAACTCGACGTTTACAATATAGATGTTTACACAGTTGAGCATGGTAAAATCTGTAATGTAGAGATTTTTTCTGCTGATCAGGTGCAGGAGGATGGCTTCTGGACAAACTAAGAGCCTGTTTAAAGTTTAATAACAAAGATGTATGGCCTTTGCTGATATATAATTCCCCTCTTTTAGAGGGGTGTCCGCAGGACGGGGTGTTCTATTTGTCCTAGCCGGACAGGCCTTTTTCTTTTGGCACCAAAAAGACCAGCGTAGCTAGCTTGAATGCCGTTGAAAACATAAAAGCCCATGAAAAAACAAAAGTGTCGGCTGAAAATTTTTGTATTGAAGTTTCTGCATAGGCCTGGCCTGTGGATTCCCAAAAATTTGTTAGGCCGATTTAAGTAGAACGGGGATACCGTGCTATGGCCTAGCTGGATGGAAATGCGAAAGTAATAAAAATGTTGATTAATAATGATTTGTAAAATAACGTCAATGGTAGCGTAGTCGATTGCTTTATTAATGCGTTGAAATGGTCTTCGACTACGCTCAGACTGACATACGAAATAATTTTATTTAATTTTTAAACAGGCTCTAAGTAAACTTAAATAAATGCCAGGCAGACTATCAAATTCCGTACTGTCCGGCTTGTGATATTGTAATACTAAAAAATATATGAAAGCAACTGAATCTCACAATCCTATCGATGTAGTTTTGAACTATTATTCTGCATTAGGTGAACGTAATATCGAAAAGATAATAGCAATGTTCCCAGAAGAGCTTGATTGGTATATTCCTGGAGACGAAACAATCGCGCCCTGGTTAGGAACCCGCAATACCTGTGATCAGGTACGGGAATTTTTTGAACTGTTATGGCAAAATACAGAAGCCGTTTCTGCAATGATTGATCATATAGCCGTTGTTGGAAATGTAGTAATTAGTTCGGGGAATTTTCAAACTCGGATGGTGAAAACAAACAAAGTTTATAAATCGCTGTTTTTCACCGAAATAACCATTGTTGAGGGATTGATCGTTAAATACAGACTATTGGAAGATACTTTGGGTTTGGTAAGGGCTTTGGATGATGGGTTGTGAAAAACACAGTCTATGGATCGCTCTTCATCAAAACAGGTTGTTAATTAATGCTGATAAGCAGTTTGTTTTAGGGGTTTCTGGAATTGGCGGTCGGGATCAATCAATTTGGTTTATGCAAGGTATATTATTTGATTTTTATAAATTTACTGTATGAAACAAGCAGAGACCGTTATCGATTTTTACAACAGGCTGCCAAGCCATGCTCCCATAGATGTTCCGCTCGATAATGCTGGCATTGGCCACATAAACGTGTTCACAAGAGATAACTGCGCCTTAGTAAGTCCATATAGTCGCCGCGATTTTTATAAGGTTTCTCTTATCATTGGTAAGGGAAAGATCTATTATGCGGATAAGTGGATACAGATCGACCAACCTGCACTGCTATTTTCAAACCCTATTGTGCCATATTCCTGGGAAGCAGACTCAGATCAGCAATCGGGCTGGTATTGTCTTTTTACCGAAGATTTTATTCAGCATAGCGAACGGGTAAATAACCTTCGGGATTCACCTTTGTTTAAGGTGGGCTGTAATCCGGTGTTCTTCCCAGATGAAGTTCAATTGCATGAAATTTCGGCCATATTCCAGAAGATGCAGGCAGAAATGCACTCCACTTATCCGCACAAGTACGATGTACTGCGTAGCTATTTGCACCTGTTGATTCATGAGGCGATGAAAAATAATCCGGCCACAAATTTTCATACCTATGCCAATGCCTCTTCGAGGGTTTCTGCCTTATTTCTTGAACTGCTGGAAAGACAGTTTCCAATTGATTCTCCTACGCTTATACTCAAACTGAAAAACCCTGCCGATTATGCCGACGCTTTATCCGTACACATCAATCACCTCAACCGTTCTGTAAAAGCGGTAACCGGTAAGACCACAAGCGCTCTAATCGCTGCCCGAATCGTTAAAGAGGCGAAGGCACTATTGCAGCATACCGACTTGAATATCGGTGATGTGGCCTACAGCCTGGGCTTTGAATACCCTTCATATTTTACACTATTCTTTAGAAAACACACCGGTTCAGCACCGACTAAACTGAGAGAAACTGTTTGAATATTATAACGATCTGTTTGATGCTTATAAGTCGCGTTTTTGCTTTCTTATCTACATTTGAAGGAACAAAATCTGATTAAAATGAAATATAGAAATTTAGGGACAACCAGCGAGAAGCTGTCTGCACTGGGCTTAGGCTGCATGGGCATGAGTTTTGCGTATGGACCTACAGACGACAAAGAAAGTTTAGCGACGCTTGAAAAAGCACTTGATCTTGGGATCAATT from Flavobacterium sp. W4I14 includes these protein-coding regions:
- a CDS encoding hypothetical protein (product_source=Hypo-rule applied; pfam=PF19781), which gives rise to MAIFKQGINGGFTGKVGSVIGYQLNGQWVMKALPKSSAKNKKGTAQQKLCRFGFTRMQHFLKPLINFIRVGYNIESKLRMMTAHNAAKSYNMRNALDANGEIDYAKVCLTFGSLLGAEKPSVVKDDLGLHFSWENNTANNSIRETDQVMVIAYNVKTQRTYFKLSGARRIDGMESVEIPTFEKDNELHTWISFISDDRQSIAMSSYTGNIII
- a CDS encoding AraC-like DNA-binding protein (product_source=COG2207; cath_funfam=1.10.10.60; cog=COG2207; pfam=PF12625,PF12833; smart=SM00342; superfamily=46689,64356); this encodes MEHQIKNFISRLIGYAVQRDISAEKLLRASNITIDEMTASKNPLTAKQIDDVWFNAVSMTRDNLFGLHFGESLQLQALGIVGEIIKTSRTVGEAVTNAAPLAQIISASVELSIFRDDHHFSITFVPANRDWAQDTTEIQTVDLLMVLVIHELDGLLFKKLYPSSVSFARSLDNLEEYERVLRCRPEINAKTTQISFDIAYWNERIIRSKHEHQQVLLLEEGLWQNTHVSDQALKKRIYNYIWSNSYLKMVTLEDIACNFNLSPRTLQRKLKNEEINFQQLADEARKNLALMYLKDDALQIKEISTMLGYNEVSAFIRAFKRWTGAAPTDYQKNCTSPSRKIHTIF
- a CDS encoding ketosteroid isomerase-like protein (product_source=COG3631; cath_funfam=3.10.450.50; cog=COG3631; ko=KO:K06893; pfam=PF12680; superfamily=54427) — its product is MENQSKQTVIEFLASVKAVDLEKIGQLLSPEVNWSQPGSNEISGLKRSQQEVFGMVGKMFEISGNTLQLNAYHSISLNGNRVACTLHWMAEKPSGEKLDVYNIDVYTVEHGKICNVEIFSADQVQEDGFWTN
- a CDS encoding ketosteroid isomerase-like protein (product_source=COG3631; cog=COG3631; ko=KO:K06893; pfam=PF12680; superfamily=54427), which produces MKATESHNPIDVVLNYYSALGERNIEKIIAMFPEELDWYIPGDETIAPWLGTRNTCDQVREFFELLWQNTEAVSAMIDHIAVVGNVVISSGNFQTRMVKTNKVYKSLFFTEITIVEGLIVKYRLLEDTLGLVRALDDGL
- a CDS encoding AraC family transcriptional activator of pobA (product_source=KO:K18954; cath_funfam=1.10.10.60; cog=COG2207; ko=KO:K18954; pfam=PF12833; smart=SM00342; superfamily=46689,51215), whose translation is MKQAETVIDFYNRLPSHAPIDVPLDNAGIGHINVFTRDNCALVSPYSRRDFYKVSLIIGKGKIYYADKWIQIDQPALLFSNPIVPYSWEADSDQQSGWYCLFTEDFIQHSERVNNLRDSPLFKVGCNPVFFPDEVQLHEISAIFQKMQAEMHSTYPHKYDVLRSYLHLLIHEAMKNNPATNFHTYANASSRVSALFLELLERQFPIDSPTLILKLKNPADYADALSVHINHLNRSVKAVTGKTTSALIAARIVKEAKALLQHTDLNIGDVAYSLGFEYPSYFTLFFRKHTGSAPTKLRETV